ATATTGAGTCTATAAGTGTTTTAGATTGAGCCGTTGAAATTATCAGTAGTCGGATGCAGTATCATTCTACAGTTTGATGAATTTCTCAATAGCTAtctaattttgttaattaattagaaGTGTAACTTAGTTTTTTTTTGGTCGGATGAAGTGTAAACTTAGTTTAAACATGGTTGATTATGCACAATGAGGGTACCAAGCTACTTGAGAGTAGCTTCAAATATGCCCTGCGATATAATTGTGTAGTGTTTCGTTTTTTGAGCTTCGGTCccgtttaaaataaaaaagaagtttGGAAAGGTTTGGGCTTCCATATAAGCTAGAAATTTCCTCTATAGTCAGTTTATGTTAGATATGTctgttttgtgttttgtaaGGGAAATTGTCCATAAATGATAGCAAAGGggatattttggaattttgaattttgtactTCGTATAAGGGCTGATGCATGCAGCTGGAAAAGCATGAATAAGGACTTTGAGAGTtctgaaaaaacaaaatattagaaatttggTCACCTCACCCGTTCTAATTGGTTATgaatagtataaaataatatcaCTATGCAGCTTGAAGTTTCTAATGTATAATGATGACTTTTTATTACCTAAAAAGTGTAGATTTTAAGCTTAGAATATTACTTGTTTTGTAGTGATAAATTTAGGTATAGACAAAATTCTTTGTACTATCAGagggagaaaaaaaaatgcTGACCAGTCTTTTGTACTAAAcaagtatataatatttatcatCTATGAAGTTCGGATATCATACAGGTATGAGACAcgatataaattaattttaattttttttgtaagacGGAATAACATGATATATATCGTattaaactatattttaaaagaattataataattttttgatatttttaatattaaaaaaaaactaatatcattaaatatttttaatgtcttttttaattgtataaaatatttaaaacaatttttttaataaataataatatatattattttNAATAAGATTGAACATGTCAATACATaatagtatttattatttaggtgtgtttaaatatgtttaatttttttttttgttaaaacaCAATTGACACATAACAGATATATTAGATGAGTATCGATTGTGGAATGAGCATTATGTCTGAAATATGTTTGAGACACAAATCTAAATACTTCGCGCTTCATAGTTCATCAAATTCAATTGACGAAAGATTCAAATCAAAGTATCAAGTCCTTGTGTGTGCAAATTCATTACAGCACcaacacaaaaattaaattttgtttatagtaaaatttaaataagtttGACATCAATTATTCTATTAACCGTTTTAAAGAAATGTTTATAGATTATCATTATCTCAAGTTAGCTATAGGAGTTGAACTTGAAGCTCTGTGAGATTAAAATCCATTTCTTAATAACTAGTAACTATACCAACCAACTTTTAGCCTAAAAAGCAAAAACTAATTCAATTAATTCGCATTTACAAATAATATTCTAAGGTATCAATTCAATGAGAATAACTGGTTCAACTCGCACCAAGATTTTCAACTTATTATATTCCAATTCTCGTGCCCTGAAAAATCTGTGAATTATTCTCACGAAAAGCCTTTGATCAATTCACTGAAAACTGATTTTGCATTTTGTgcacctctttttctttttcctttgttttttggGAACTTCAAGTCTTCATTCTGCATTGAATTTTCACGTTTTACCAATCACatttaattgttttattttccttcATTTGTTTGTTTATGCAACAAAGAATGTGGTGTTATCATCAAGCAATAGTGCAATATAAGTTGGCTTTTGACtgggaagaaataaaaaaaaaatataaaaaaatgtaacattATCAATGCTGACTATCCAAATCACAGCAgcctaaatatttaaatatgaggattattattatattaaaaaaatgttgaatGAATACTTATTAAAATAATAGATTACTTCTATTCTTCAACAAATCTCACTTATAAAAATAACAAGttacttttattattcatcATCAAATCTCACTTCATCTCTAGCAATAGTTTCATTCATCATTCCACTTCTTCACATCTCCATAACCATGACAATTACAAACTCTTCAACGAATCATTATCATGCTGCACTTCTATGTCCACCAGGTATGGGTCACATAATCCCTTTTCTTGAACTTGCCAAACACCTTGTGTCACATACCATAATTACCAAAGTAACCTTGTTCATAGCTTCAATTAACAACAAATCTTCTAAGCCTCAAGTAGAAACAAATATTCTTCAATcatcagtgaaacaaggcctcttTGACATCATTCATCTGCCTCCTATTGATGTTCCTACTAATGCAAACATGGGAACAAAGCTAGCAATCATAATGAAAGAATCAATCCCATTTATTTATCAAGAAATCTCAACCATGACATCACCAAAAccaacaattctcatcaccgaGCTATTTGGATCACTAGTGCTACCTATTGCTGAACACTTCAACATGTCAAAGTTTGTATTTTGGCCTTCAAGTGCATGGAATGTTGCACTTTCACTTCACACACCAACATTAGATAAAGTTGTGGAAGGTGAGTACACAGATCAAGAAGAGTTTATCCGAATCCCTGGTTGCAACCCCATAAGCCCTTGTGATTTGTTCTCACCATTTCTTGATAGGAATGATCAATTGTATCATGAATATCTTCCAATGTGTGAGGAGTTAAGAAAGGTTGATGGAATTTTTGTGAACACTTTTCTTGAGCTAGAGGCTAAGACAATCTTAGctctaagaagtggaaaaatataCAAGGTACCAATTTATCCAATTGGACCATTGATCAGGGAAGCTAAGAAGCAGAATTGTGACGATGAAAATAGAGATCATGTTATTGATTGGTTAGACAAGCAAGAAGAAGAGTCAGTGATATATGTATCACTTGGTAGTGGATACACAATGTCACATGAACAAATCAAAGAGATGGCTTTGGGATTGGAGCTAAGTGGGAAGAAATTTGTTTGGTCTTTAAGGCCACCATCTACAAAAGCCGGGAACGATCGTTATCTCACAGCAGGCGAGGATGCCGGATCGAATGGCGTCCCTAAAACTCGAGCATCCGTTAGTGCTTTCCCAGATGAATTCCACAAGATACAAAACAGGGGTTTGGTGATATTGGATTGGGCACCACAATTGGAGATTTTGAAGCATTCATCAATTGGAGTTTTTGTGTCACATTGTGGATGGAACTCAATACTAGAGAGTGTGTCATGTGGGGTTCCAATTGTTGGGTGGCCTCTGTTTGCAGATCAATTGATGAATGCAGAAACGATGGCTAAAGAAATTGGAATTGGAATTAGATTGAATGTGGCACAATCTACAAAAGTTGTTGGAAGTGAAGAGATAGGAAAAACTATATGCAAGATAATGGATAAGGAGGACATTGAAGGTTGTGCAATGAGGAAAAGGGTTAAGGAGCTTAAGCACATAGCAGAAAAAGCTTGGTCTCAAGATGGTCCTTCATTTTGTGAAATGACAAATGCATTTGTAAAAATAAGTCACACAAATGGGGTGTGATTAGTGACAACTCTAGTGTAAGATTTCtatgaagaaataaaatattgatgAACATGTTTGCTTGAATTTTTTCTTTACAATTGTTGATCCCTTTTTTTGTTTCTGTTATGCTTGACTAACTAGGGAAATTGTGAATCCAGTAACcgttttaaattttacaaatgaaataaaattaaaactaaagcaGCAGCAACTACTTTCTGCTGTCAAATTTGACTTTTGAACgtgtttgtttatatttttcttttcaatgacACAAGCGAATCATTACTATATTCCGTTGCATGATGCATCATTGTTTAAAGTAACAATTTATTGCTCTAGTCAAACGATTCCATATTAGTATAAAACaaacatttttaatttgaatagtCATTTTTTAGCCAATTTTTTTATCCGACCTTTGACGATTATTTTGAAGGACAAAGTGTTTTTTTGACAGAAAAAAAAGAGCTCCAGTCCCGGTCTCTTAACACAATGGGATAACATGATTTCTTCATCATTTTTATCGTTAATTCATAATGAAAATTACTTAGATGGCATGTTTGGGTGATAAGCCGGATCACAGCCAAATTAGTTAGGAACCTATTtgtctttaaatttaaattgatcatggacttatttatttttattttctctgacAAACAATATCGTTTTGAGGTCAAATTGGTTGAGAGTTTATTTatcaaaaacttatttttcataaaaaaaaatttaatataataatttttttaaaatcaaatttttattgttatgatattcattatattaatttttttaataaattattaactgaAATGATGtagaatttaataattatcatttttttatttgcagGCTACAACAAAGGATACTAgcgaaaattaaaatataattaataaacttgtaatataatttaaagaaaagcaACTCtgtaaattagtaatatattacTAGTTTTTTTGGATtgtaattagaatttaaaatctcttctactcttttgtAATAATTTCATCATAATACTTAATAAATGAGTGAATTATTAGATATTAAACAAGTAACATTCTTAatgcttaaaaaataataattttttatgattatttcatttaaaaacattcaaaaaattacacaataaaaaatcATGAGAAGTGATATTAAGTCAACATAATTAACTAGCACATACTTTAAAAAAGGTtgtcaattttaataataatacaatgtttacatatataaatttacaaatatttcaatctaaataattatatatgactataaataatattcaaagtctagtataaatattaTAACGATCGTTATATATGTCACATATCTGACATATGTCAAATAAATGTGTTCACTGAATTTTAAATTgtcttataataattttttatttatatatttaaaaattacaattaaaattattagaataaatgGGACATATAAATtcctaattaatttgaatttatggACAAACAGATTCCTAATCAATTTGACAATGACAACATGACACTTAACGTGCGAGCTCATCACCAAAACGTGTCACTTAagcaattttttgttataagtTAACGACAAAAATGATAGAAAAATTACGTTGTCTTATTATATTAAAGGATTAATGGTCAAATTAATCCCCTGAAAAATAGTCCGATCGTCATTTTCGtcctcaaataatttttttaattaaattaattatttaaagatCTAACATCAATTTCGTTTGTCTTTCCATTTCTGGACTAACAGTTTCTGTCAATGGTTATACACGTGAATCATTAACTGACACGTGTGTTGACAATTGCATGCCcaaatagaggtggataagatATGTTCACTACATTTCGTCAAAATAGTCCTTGGCCCCATTTGtataaaccctaatcccaaaATCCACAAAGACATTAACCCATCTTGTTGAGTGGTGTTGCAGTGGTGCAGAGCCATTACCTAGGTTTAGAAATCATGATACGGAGTGCTGGTGGAGGACGAAATGGTGGGTTGTCGCTACAATCACTGGGTAGCTTCGGTTCTTACTCCTCCATGCCAAGAAAGAGGATGAACATGGAAAGAACCTATTTTTATGTGCTAAAAACTATGATTAAGAAATCTGGGACACCAAAAAATTCAAGAAGGTTGTTTCACACTTGTCTAACATTTTGGTTGAGTTTAAATTGGTATGAATTATAGTTTTTTGAATTCCTTCGCCATTAACGTGGGATTCACTTTTTGCCCTTGACATATGCAGAAAGATAGCTATTGTAACTACTTTAGTTGAGTAGATGTAATgaatatgaaatttttgaagTTGCAAATAAtaagatagaagtagaatttAAAGTTGAGAATAACTATGAAGATTGGAAAGTGAAACTAAGTTGGAGAACAGGTAGTTTGGAAA
This sequence is a window from Arachis duranensis cultivar V14167 chromosome 2, aradu.V14167.gnm2.J7QH, whole genome shotgun sequence. Protein-coding genes within it:
- the LOC107475624 gene encoding UDP-glycosyltransferase 72D1-like, whose protein sequence is MTITNSSTNHYHAALLCPPGMGHIIPFLELAKHLVSHTIITKVTLFIASINNKSSKPQVETNILQSSVKQGLFDIIHLPPIDVPTNANMGTKLAIIMKESIPFIYQEISTMTSPKPTILITELFGSLVLPIAEHFNMSKFVFWPSSAWNVALSLHTPTLDKVVEGEYTDQEEFIRIPGCNPISPCDLFSPFLDRNDQLYHEYLPMCEELRKVDGIFVNTFLELEAKTILALRSGKIYKVPIYPIGPLIREAKKQNCDDENRDHVIDWLDKQEEESVIYVSLGSGYTMSHEQIKEMALGLELSGKKFVWSLRPPSTKAGNDRYLTAGEDAGSNGVPKTRASVSAFPDEFHKIQNRGLVILDWAPQLEILKHSSIGVFVSHCGWNSILESVSCGVPIVGWPLFADQLMNAETMAKEIGIGIRLNVAQSTKVVGSEEIGKTICKIMDKEDIEGCAMRKRVKELKHIAEKAWSQDGPSFCEMTNAFVKISHTNGV